In Legionella spiritensis, the following proteins share a genomic window:
- the fliO gene encoding flagellar biosynthetic protein FliO, with the protein MNRTTSFLLLGLFPLHAIAETSMPTGNAAVSSAELLRILGGLLFVVLLIAVFAWLVKRLNRGGMGIGGPFKILACASLGTREKIMMLQVGERFLLLGVTAGGITTLYDFGEELPPGFQGNGKTSFAELLKQVMGKGK; encoded by the coding sequence ATGAACAGGACAACGAGTTTTTTATTGCTTGGCCTGTTTCCCCTGCATGCCATAGCGGAAACATCCATGCCGACAGGCAACGCGGCGGTCAGTTCCGCCGAATTATTACGTATTCTTGGTGGATTGCTGTTTGTCGTGTTGCTGATTGCCGTTTTTGCCTGGCTGGTGAAACGCCTGAATCGGGGAGGTATGGGTATTGGCGGCCCATTTAAGATATTAGCCTGCGCCAGTCTTGGAACACGAGAGAAAATCATGATGCTTCAGGTTGGAGAGCGTTTTTTATTATTGGGTGTTACCGCCGGCGGTATCACGACGCTTTACGATTTTGGCGAAGAATTGCCTCCTGGCTTCCAGGGGAATGGAAAAACCTCTTTTGCGGAGTTATTGAAACAAGTGATGGGGAAAGGCAAATGA
- the fliP gene encoding flagellar type III secretion system pore protein FliP (The bacterial flagellar biogenesis protein FliP forms a type III secretion system (T3SS)-type pore required for flagellar assembly.) → MKKWLIGFLTAGCLLFPWLAEAASLSLPAVTVSPASGGGQSYSVNLQILIFMTLLSVLPGLLMAMTAFTRIIIVLSILRQAIGMAQTPTNQILIGIALFMTFFVMSPVFYKINDNAVQPYLADKIDFQQALAQAQAPLKKFMLNQTRKNDLALFEKFNNKKIATLSDVPMSVMIPAFVTSELKTAFQIGFILFLPFLVIDLVVASVLMAMGMMMLSPLIISLPFKIMLFVMVDGWTLVLGSLASSFA, encoded by the coding sequence ATGAAGAAGTGGCTTATTGGCTTTTTGACCGCAGGTTGCCTGTTGTTCCCCTGGCTGGCCGAAGCCGCTTCCTTATCCCTTCCTGCCGTTACGGTATCACCGGCTTCTGGTGGCGGCCAATCCTACAGCGTCAATTTACAAATCCTGATTTTTATGACCCTGCTTAGCGTTTTGCCGGGGTTATTGATGGCTATGACGGCGTTTACCCGCATTATTATCGTGCTGTCGATTCTACGACAGGCTATCGGGATGGCTCAGACTCCGACCAATCAGATTTTAATTGGTATTGCGTTATTTATGACTTTTTTCGTGATGTCGCCGGTATTTTATAAGATTAACGACAACGCCGTGCAACCTTACCTGGCTGACAAAATTGATTTTCAACAGGCACTGGCGCAGGCACAGGCGCCTTTAAAAAAATTTATGCTGAACCAGACCCGGAAAAATGATCTGGCGTTATTTGAAAAATTCAATAACAAAAAAATTGCCACCCTCTCTGACGTGCCCATGAGTGTGATGATCCCGGCGTTTGTAACCAGTGAATTAAAAACGGCGTTTCAGATAGGTTTTATTCTCTTTCTGCCGTTTCTGGTTATCGATCTGGTTGTCGCCAGCGTGCTGATGGCTATGGGGATGATGATGCTGTCGCCGCTCATTATTTCCCTGCCGTTTAAAATAATGTTGTTTGTGATGGTCGACGGCTGGACTCTGGTTCTGGGATCACTGGCGTCCAGCTTTGCTTAA
- the fliN gene encoding flagellar motor switch protein FliN: MGMSAGSDAEKMELILDIPVSVTVEIGRTKMSIRNLLQLNQGGIVALDRLAGEPLDVLVNGTLVAHGEVVVVKDKFGVRLTDIVSKAERIKRLK, encoded by the coding sequence ATGGGAATGTCTGCGGGCAGCGATGCGGAAAAAATGGAGTTGATTCTGGATATACCCGTGTCGGTTACGGTGGAAATCGGTCGGACTAAAATGAGCATACGAAACCTCTTGCAACTGAATCAGGGCGGGATTGTGGCTCTGGATCGTCTTGCCGGCGAACCTCTGGACGTACTGGTTAACGGAACCCTTGTGGCCCATGGTGAGGTGGTTGTGGTCAAGGACAAGTTTGGCGTGAGACTGACGGATATCGTCAGTAAGGCAGAACGGATCAAGCGTCTGAAATGA
- the fliM gene encoding flagellar motor switch protein FliM → MAEKDVLSQEEIDALLNSVEGDDASEQENNQDGGDKPQSPADDNPSDTEESPQQPQAGIDAKANNKDQVQVLNFNSQERAVRGELPVLDKIHDRAARYFSNDIYQLMAKDLQIKQDPLQVVKHHEFLATLPNPTLMTIYRFKPLRGKTLILFDKTFVYDLVDYYFGGSSQFLAQSDKTDFTAAELRVMEIVIGKLVHNFEHAWAPIINLESHRVSDETNPQLIHIAEPDELLLVSRFVVDFGKEKGTFAFVMPYSMVEPIKQQLELGAARPDEELDPNWIMSLTEELMDVELTVSSVMAQTHSTLRQVMAWQAGDFLPMEIQEIVTLDIEGTPGFTATLGSANDKRALKIIKKISY, encoded by the coding sequence ATGGCGGAGAAAGATGTTTTATCACAGGAAGAAATTGACGCGCTGCTGAATTCCGTGGAGGGCGATGACGCGTCCGAGCAGGAAAATAATCAGGATGGCGGTGACAAACCTCAATCCCCCGCAGACGATAATCCATCGGACACAGAGGAATCCCCGCAACAACCGCAAGCCGGTATTGACGCAAAAGCCAATAATAAAGACCAGGTACAGGTACTGAACTTTAACAGTCAGGAACGCGCTGTTCGCGGTGAATTACCTGTGCTTGATAAAATACACGATCGGGCTGCCCGCTATTTTTCCAATGATATTTATCAGTTGATGGCCAAGGATTTGCAAATCAAACAGGATCCGTTACAGGTCGTGAAGCACCATGAGTTTCTGGCAACCTTGCCCAACCCGACGCTGATGACCATTTACCGTTTTAAACCCCTGCGCGGCAAGACGTTAATTCTGTTTGACAAAACGTTTGTGTATGATTTGGTTGATTACTACTTCGGGGGCAGCTCGCAATTTCTCGCCCAATCGGATAAGACGGATTTTACGGCGGCGGAACTTCGGGTCATGGAAATTGTCATTGGTAAACTGGTTCATAATTTTGAACACGCCTGGGCTCCTATTATCAATCTTGAATCTCACCGGGTCAGTGATGAAACGAACCCGCAGTTGATTCATATCGCCGAACCGGACGAACTGCTGTTAGTCAGCCGCTTTGTCGTGGATTTTGGTAAGGAAAAAGGCACGTTTGCGTTTGTGATGCCTTATTCCATGGTGGAACCTATCAAGCAGCAACTGGAACTGGGGGCAGCAAGGCCGGACGAGGAGCTGGATCCCAACTGGATCATGTCGCTTACGGAAGAATTAATGGACGTGGAGCTTACGGTCAGTTCCGTTATGGCACAGACCCATAGCACCCTGCGGCAGGTCATGGCCTGGCAGGCCGGTGATTTCCTGCCCATGGAAATCCAGGAAATTGTGACGCTGGATATTGAGGGCACACCAGGTTTTACTGCAACCTTAGGCAGTGCCAATGATAAAAGAGCACTGAAAATAATAAAAAAAATAAGTTATTAG
- a CDS encoding FAD-binding oxidoreductase, translated as MLSKHQRLSNFSRAIRTTAQCFRPDNEWQIADLFQESPNRTVLARGQGSSYSDCCVNNEGFVIDCSRLNHLLSFDKSTGLLYCQAGVTFADLFAVHPDYIPPVIPGTLHATIAGGIANDVHGKNNVHEGSLGRHINWLELQIGNQLLRLSPERHADLFAATIAGLGLTGIIRRVGLTLRKASQFVEVKTEKHVSFAELLDRMKKEGMKHDYQVAWLDLLNTPQALLSLANHCSSCIPRRPYTFTMPRLPCRVITRWGMKQFNRYYFKRANTEPLAMPLSHFNNPLDSIRHWNRLYGTRGLLQFQAVFGTNDAAEQLDRLIQIIHNAKATPTLAVLKYFSQPGVGLLSFVQPGFAIAIDFINNHEAQKAIHDMNQFITETGGRVYLAKDLLLTRQQFSQQYDKHEQFSSVLRQYQCHTQSDMGQRLGLTPS; from the coding sequence ATGCTGAGCAAACACCAGAGACTATCCAATTTCAGCCGTGCCATTCGCACCACTGCGCAGTGCTTTCGGCCGGATAACGAATGGCAGATTGCCGATCTGTTTCAGGAATCACCCAACCGAACCGTACTGGCCAGAGGACAGGGTTCGAGTTACAGCGATTGCTGTGTCAATAACGAAGGATTTGTCATCGACTGCAGTCGTTTAAATCACCTGTTGTCTTTTGATAAATCGACCGGCTTGTTATATTGCCAGGCGGGGGTCACCTTCGCTGATTTATTTGCGGTTCACCCGGATTATATTCCTCCGGTCATTCCGGGCACCTTGCACGCGACCATCGCCGGTGGGATAGCGAATGATGTGCACGGCAAAAATAATGTCCATGAGGGAAGTCTGGGACGCCATATCAACTGGCTGGAACTACAGATTGGCAATCAATTGCTGCGCTTAAGCCCTGAACGGCACGCCGACCTCTTCGCTGCGACCATAGCGGGTCTTGGTTTAACAGGAATCATCCGTCGAGTCGGTCTGACACTGCGCAAAGCGTCCCAATTTGTCGAGGTGAAAACGGAGAAGCACGTTTCCTTTGCCGAACTTCTTGATCGTATGAAAAAGGAAGGGATGAAACACGATTATCAGGTGGCCTGGCTTGATTTACTCAATACACCACAAGCCCTGCTGTCTCTGGCCAATCATTGTTCGTCTTGTATTCCCCGTCGCCCATATACGTTCACCATGCCGCGCCTTCCATGCCGCGTCATTACCCGATGGGGCATGAAACAATTCAATCGCTACTACTTCAAACGGGCAAACACCGAACCTCTGGCCATGCCATTAAGTCATTTCAATAATCCGCTTGACAGCATCCGCCATTGGAACAGGCTTTATGGCACACGGGGTTTATTACAGTTTCAAGCGGTCTTTGGTACGAATGATGCGGCCGAACAACTCGATCGATTAATTCAAATAATCCATAACGCCAAAGCGACTCCAACACTTGCGGTGTTAAAATATTTCAGCCAGCCCGGAGTCGGGCTTCTGTCTTTCGTCCAACCCGGTTTTGCCATAGCGATTGACTTTATCAATAATCACGAAGCTCAAAAGGCCATTCATGACATGAATCAATTCATTACGGAAACGGGAGGCCGGGTTTATCTGGCGAAAGATTTGCTGCTTACCCGACAGCAATTCAGTCAACAATACGACAAACATGAGCAATTCTCCTCCGTGCTGCGACAATATCAGTGTCACACGCAATCCGATATGGGACAGAGACTGGGATTGACACCATCATGA
- a CDS encoding SDR family NAD(P)-dependent oxidoreductase: MMKNVWVILGATSVIANEFGHLAAKAGHDLILIGRNTLQLDVIADDLSLRHGIDCEVITLDLAVDIATLLDRLRTTGQEWSLFIAHSLILENSALTPDNIDALITTNITSTVQLIHGYLQKEQTRHQLIFLSSVAACRGRAKNSLYGASKAAIEVYLQGLQQNASPATTITIARLGFIDTAQTYGVPGVFYASPPKQCAKACWQGVHSGKRLLYHPFFWRFIMGVITRLPFFLYKRMRI; this comes from the coding sequence ATCATGAAAAACGTCTGGGTTATTCTGGGAGCCACCTCGGTCATCGCTAACGAATTTGGCCACCTCGCCGCCAAAGCCGGCCATGATCTCATTCTGATCGGAAGAAACACCCTGCAACTGGACGTCATAGCGGATGATTTGTCTCTGCGCCACGGCATCGACTGCGAAGTCATAACCCTGGATTTGGCGGTGGACATTGCAACGTTACTGGACAGGTTACGAACTACCGGACAGGAATGGTCGCTTTTCATCGCCCACAGTCTGATTCTGGAAAACAGCGCGTTAACACCGGATAATATTGACGCGCTGATCACAACCAACATAACCAGCACAGTACAATTGATCCACGGTTATTTGCAAAAGGAACAAACGCGGCACCAGCTGATTTTTTTAAGTTCCGTCGCCGCCTGTCGCGGGCGCGCCAAGAACAGCCTGTATGGGGCAAGCAAAGCGGCTATAGAGGTTTATTTGCAAGGCTTGCAGCAAAACGCGTCTCCCGCGACGACCATCACCATAGCCCGGCTGGGTTTTATTGACACGGCGCAAACTTACGGTGTTCCCGGTGTCTTTTACGCCTCACCGCCAAAACAGTGCGCCAAAGCCTGCTGGCAAGGTGTTCACTCCGGAAAACGGCTGCTTTACCATCCTTTTTTCTGGCGTTTCATTATGGGTGTTATAACGCGGTTACCTTTTTTTCTATACAAACGCATGAGGATATAA